The Nitrospira sp. sequence GCATAACGTTCTGGTTTCCGCGCGACATGATGTACTCAGCCGACAGGAGAAATTCTTTGATGGTCGCGGACAGGCCTCGTTTCAGGAGCACCGGCTTATCGTACGCGCCGACCTCCTTCAGAAGCTCGAAATTCTGCATGTTCCGAGCGCCGATCTGAATAATGTCCGCCTTCTCAAGAAACAGTTCGATGTCTCTGGTGTCCAGAATCTCACTGACGACCGGCAGTCCGGTTTGCTTTTTTGCTTCGACCAAGTAGTCCAGCCCCTCACGACCCAAACCTTGAAAGGAATACGGCGACGTTCTAGGCTTATAGGCTCCGCCACGAAGAATCGCGGCTCCGGCGGCTTTCACTTCGTGTGCGATGCCCACCGTGAGTTCAAGCCGTTCAACCGCACAGGGCCCGGCCATGATGGCCAGCTTTTTGGCACCGATTTTTACGCCACCGACGTCGATGATCGTCGCTTCCTTCTTAAACTCACGACTGACCAATTTCCAGGGCGCAAGGATCGGCAGGACACTTTCCACGCCAGGAAGCGCCGTTAGAGGCTGATTGTGCAGGATTCGGTCGTCTCCGATCACGCCGATAATCGTGCGTTCCTGACCGGTGGATATTTGCGATTTCAAGCCGAGATCTCTCAGCCGGTCGATAATATGGTCTACTTCACTTTCCGACGCTTCCGGCTTCAACACGATGATCATGATTCCCTCACTATTTCTTACCCTCCCCCATCCAACACTTTTTTGAGTGCTTGAAGGAAGGCCGTATTTTCGTCGGGCTGACCGATGGTGACACGAAGCATCGTTCCGTCTATATGCCGCACAATGATCCCCTCTCGCAGCAACGCTTCGAACACCAGTCTCCCATTCCGCTGTGCATCAAAATAGAGAAAATTCGTCTCGCTCGGGATCGCGGTCACTCCCAGTGCGCGCAACCCGTGTTCCATCTGTTCCATCCCAGCCACGTTGACCGCCCGACTCCTGGCCACATGCTCGTCATCTCCCAATGCGGCCAGTGCGGCTTTTTGCGCAAGACTGTTGGCATTGAACGGAGGCCGCACTCTATTCAGAAAATCGACGATCTCCGACGTGCCGATACCGTACCCAATTCGTAACCCCGCCAGTCCGTATATTTTGGAGAATGTCCTCAATACGATCGCGTTCCGCCCCTGTTTCACGTAGGCCATCGCATCGGGAAATTGAGGATTGCGGACATATTCAAAATACGCTTCGTCGAACACGACAATGACATCTTCCGGCACCCGGGCCATGAATCGATCGACGGCTTCCGCCGATACCATCGTCCCAGTGGGATTATTGGGATTGCAGAGGAAGACCAATCGCGTTTTGGGCGTAATTGCCCGTACCATCGACTCGAGGTCATGTGTCCAATTGACAAGAGGGACGATCACCGGCTTACCATGGACTGCCGTGACTTCCATTTTATAGATCACGAATGTGTGATCGGCCATGACCGCTTCGTCACCGGGTGTCAAGAACGTCCTGGCTAACAGTCCAAGGATCTCGTCCGATCCGTTTCCCAGGATGACTTGTTCTCCCGACACTTTCCAACGATCTGCGATCGCCTGCCTAAGCTGATACGCGCTTCCATCCGGATATCGATGCAGCATATCCTGCGCGCCGCTCAGCGCCGCCAATGCTTTCGGTGAAGGCCCGAGTGCATTCTCGTTGGAGGCAAGCTTTATGACGCGGCTGAGGCCAAGCTCCCGTTGTAGCTCATCGATCGGTTTACCGGGAACGTACGGACTGAGCGAGAGGATATCTGGATGGACCTGTAGTGCCATGGTCAGCTATGGATTGGGTAGGAGCCCAAAATCTTCATGAAGAGGCAACGTCCTTTGACTTCTTCCACTGCTCGATTGACCCGCTCCTCATTGATATGGCCCTCGACATCCACGAAAAAAATGTACTCCCACGCTTTCCGTTGTGATGGGCGAGATTCGATCTTGGTCATGTTGATCCCGTGAGAGGCAAAGGGACGGAGCAAATCATAGAGTGCGCCGACTTTATCCTTGACCGATAACATCAGCGACGTCTTATCTTTCCCTGTCCTTTCTGACGGCTTCTGCG is a genomic window containing:
- the aroF gene encoding 3-deoxy-7-phosphoheptulonate synthase, giving the protein MIIVLKPEASESEVDHIIDRLRDLGLKSQISTGQERTIIGVIGDDRILHNQPLTALPGVESVLPILAPWKLVSREFKKEATIIDVGGVKIGAKKLAIMAGPCAVERLELTVGIAHEVKAAGAAILRGGAYKPRTSPYSFQGLGREGLDYLVEAKKQTGLPVVSEILDTRDIELFLEKADIIQIGARNMQNFELLKEVGAYDKPVLLKRGLSATIKEFLLSAEYIMSRGNQNVMLCERGIRTFETQYRNTLDLAAIPTLKELSHLPVIVDPSHATGKWDLVAPMSKAAVAAGADGLLIEVHSNPECALCDGEESIKPSKFKALMGDLRNIAKAVGREL
- a CDS encoding histidinol-phosphate transaminase translates to MALQVHPDILSLSPYVPGKPIDELQRELGLSRVIKLASNENALGPSPKALAALSGAQDMLHRYPDGSAYQLRQAIADRWKVSGEQVILGNGSDEILGLLARTFLTPGDEAVMADHTFVIYKMEVTAVHGKPVIVPLVNWTHDLESMVRAITPKTRLVFLCNPNNPTGTMVSAEAVDRFMARVPEDVIVVFDEAYFEYVRNPQFPDAMAYVKQGRNAIVLRTFSKIYGLAGLRIGYGIGTSEIVDFLNRVRPPFNANSLAQKAALAALGDDEHVARSRAVNVAGMEQMEHGLRALGVTAIPSETNFLYFDAQRNGRLVFEALLREGIIVRHIDGTMLRVTIGQPDENTAFLQALKKVLDGGG